GGCGTCAGGCCACGGGAACAGGGAATTGTGCGGGCCGGGCGTCGGGTGCTGGCGCAGTCGGTCGTGTCGTGGACCACTCACGTCTGTCGTGTACGGGGCCGCGGTAATCAAACCCGTCGGCTCCGATGCCGCACGCTCAGTCCGCGCCGCCGCGGATGTCGTCCATATGGTCGATACGCTGCTGAACCAGGTCGGCTTTACCGATGTCGTGGCGGACCCGAAGCCCCTCCGTGCCGGCCCGCTGAAGCGCTTCTTCGGCGATGGCCTCCGCGTCGCCAATCGTTTCTGCGAGGCCGACAACGGCGTAGGAGCGAGAGGTAGTCGTGTAGATACCGTCCTCACGGTCGTCGACGCTGGCGTAGCACAGCAGCGCCTCCGGGGCCGTCTCCGGGTCGTCACCGGACTGCTTGCGGTGGTCGTTGACGACCTCCGCGATGACGTCGTCGTCGATTGGTACCTTCGCCCCGGCGTCGGGGTCGGTCGGGTAGCCGTCCGGGACGGCGTACTTGCAGACGGTCGCCAGCGGGCGGAAGGAGAGCTGTGGCAGGGGGTCGTCGTCGCGTGCGGCGGTCAGTACGTCGAGGAAGTCCGTGTTGAGCACCGGCAGCGTGTTCATCGCCTCGGGGTCGCCAAAGCGAGCGTTGAACTCCACGACGCGTGGCCCAGTCTCGGTGAGCATGAACTGCCCGTAGAGGACGCCCTTGTACCCGTCAAGGGCCTCAACGGTGGCCCGGAGCACGTCGACGGCGTCCATGTAGTCATCCTCGTCCATGAACGGGAGGTGGAGGCTGGAGTCCGAATAGCTCCCCATCCCGCCGGTGTTCGGCCCCTCGTCGCCCTCGTAGGCGCGCTTGTGGTCCTGCACCGCCGGCGTGACGCGCAGTTGGCCGTTGGCGACAAAGGCCTGGACGGTGAACTCCTCGCCGACGAGGCGCTCCTCGAGGACGACGCGGTCGTAGTCGGAACTCCGGAGGTATTCCTTGGCCTCCGCGGCGGTACACTGGTCGCCGATGACACGGACGCCCTTGCCGCCGGTGAGGCCGGCGGGCTTGACCGCGAGGTCGCCGTCGTACTCGTCGATGTACTCGCAGGCGGCGTCCATGTCCTCGAACGTCTCGAAGTCCGGACAGCCGGGGATGTCGTGTTCCCGCATGAACCGCCGCTGGAACGCCTTGTCCGTCTCGATGCGAGCCTCCGCCTCCTGTGGCCCAAAGGTGTAGACGCCGGCGTCGTCCAGCGCGTCGGCGACCCCGGCTGCAAGGGCCGCTTCGGGTCCGATGACGGCGAGCGTCGCGTCGACCTCCTGGGCGTAGGTCGTCACTGCCGTCGGGTTTGTCGTGTCGAGTGCCTCGAAACCGTCGGCCAGTGCGACAATACCCGGGTTCCGGTTGCCGGCACAGGCGTACAGCTCCCCCGGTGAGTCCGCGAGCGAGCGCGCAATCGCGTGTTCCCGGCCGCCGCCACCCACGAGCAGCACTGTCTCTGTCATACTCGAAGGCCGGATTGGCTCTCACCTAAGTATTGTCTTTTCGGGGGTTCAGGGACGCCCTCGATGGCCCCGAAGCCGACTCACTCACGCTCTTGGAGGTCCTCGATAGCCGCCTCCTGCTCGCTCCGAGTGAGGCCGCCGGCCTCGGCGAAGCGGCCGTTGTACTGCCACTCAGGAATGGCGTCCCACGCCGACCCGTCATCGGTGTTGCCACCCCGTTTCCAGACCCACACCGTGGTCAGGGCGAGGCCCCCACCGATTGCCACACCGAACGACTGCAGGACAGTGAGCCCCAGCACGCTGAGCCCGGCGGCGACCACTGGGCCGAAAAAGAAGACTGTGACGACGGCGCCGACGAGAAACTGCCGCTTGCGACCCGACAGCGAGAGGGACACCGTCTTGCTCATGGCAAATGGTCATCATATCTACGCAAATTTCTTGTGATAACCTCGGTCCGAGAGAGACAGTCACGGAGGACACACCCCTTTTGAGTCCGGCACTCCGAGAGACAGGCATGAGCGACACGACGGACCCGACATCTCGCAACCGACTCGACGAGGCAGAGAGCCCGTATCTCCGCCAGCACGCGGACAACCCCGTCAACTGGCAGCCCTGGGACGAGCAAGCCCTGGAGGCCGCCAAGGAACGGGACGTGCCCATCTTCCTCTCGATCGGCTACGCGGCGTGTCACTGGTGTCACGTCATGGAGGAGGAGAGCTTCGAGAACGAGGCCATCGCCGAGCAACTCAACGAGCACTTCGTCCCGATAAAGGTCGACCGCGAGGAGCGGCCGGACCTCGATTCGGTGTACATGAGCATCTGCCAGCAGGTGACCGGTGGCGGTGGCTGGCCGCTGTCGGCCTGGCTCACGCCCGAAGGCGAGCCGTTCTACGTCGGGACGTACTTCCCGCCGGAGGAGAAGCGCGGCCAGCCGGGCTTTGGCGACCTGCTCCAGCGGCTCGCCGACTCGTGGTCGGACCCCGAACAGCGCGAGGAGATGGAGAACCGCGCCCAGCAGTGGACCGAGGCCATCGAGAGCGACCTCGAAGCGACGCCGGCCAACCCAGAGGACCCAGCGGAGGATATCATCCAAACTGCCGGAACGATTGCCCACCGCGGCGCGGACCGGCAGGACGGCGGCTGGGGCTCCGGTGGCCCGAAGTTCCCCCAGAACGGGCGGCTCCATGCACTTCTGCGAGCCCACGCGGACGGCGGCCAAGAGGACTACCTGACCGTCGTCGAGGAGACGCTGGACGTGATGGCCGACCGGGGGCTGTACGACCACGTCGGCGGGGGCTTCCACCGCTACGCGACGGACCAGCAGTGGGCCGTCCCGCACTTCGAGAAGATGCTGTACGACAACGCCGAGATCCCGCGGGCCTTCCTCGCCGGCTACCAGGCCATCGGCTCGGAGCGCTACGCGTCGGTCGTGCGGGAGACCTTCGAGTTCGTTCAGCGCGAGCTGCAACACCCCGACGGGGGCTTTTTCAGCACGTTGGACGCCGAAAGTGTCCCACCTGAAGATCCGGATGGCGACAGCGAGGAAGGGCTGTTCTACGTCTGGACGCCCGAGCAGGTCCACGACGCCGTCGATGACGAGACTGACGCTGACATCTTCTGTGACTACTACGGCGTCACTGAGCCGGGCAACTTCGAGGGGGCGACGGTGCTCGCCGTCCGGAAGCCGGTGTCAGTGCTGGCCGAGGAGTACGAACAAAGCGAGGACGAAATCACGGCGAGCCTCCAGCGCGCACTGAACGAGACGTTCGAGGCCCGCGAAGAACGTCCGCGGCCGGCCCGCGACGAAAAGGTGCTGGCCGGCTGGAACGGTCTGATGATTCGGGCGCTCGCCGAGGGCGCGATTGTCCTCGATGACGCCTACGCCGACGTGGCCGCCGACGCCCTCTCGTTCGTTCGGGAGCACCTGTGGGACGCCGATGCGGAGCGACTCAATCGCCGCTACAAGGACGGCGACGTGGCCATCGACGGCTATCTGGAGGACTACGCGTTCCTCGGCCGCGGCGCGCTGACGCTGTTCGAGGCGACCGGCAACGTGGAGCACCTCGCGTTCGCGATGGACCTCGGCCAGGCCATCACCGAGGTGTTCTGGGACGACGACGAGGGCACGCTCTTTTTCACGCCGACCGGCGGCGAATCGCTGGTCGCGCGACCCCAGGAACTGACCGACCAGTCGACGCCCTCCAGCACCGGCGTCGCCGTCGACCTCCTGCTGTCGCTATCCCATTTCAGCGACGATGACCGCTTCGAGACGGTCGCAGAGCGGGTCATCCGCACCCACGCCGACCGCGTCTCCTCGAACCCGCTCCAGCACGCCTCGCTCACGCTAGCGACGGATACCTACGAGCAGGGTGCGCTGGAACTGACGCTGGTCGGCGACCAGTCGGACTACCCGAGCGAGTGGACGGAGACCCTCGCCCAGCGGTACGTCCCGCGCCGCCTGCTGGCTCACCGACCGGCCGACGATACCGGTTTCGAGCAGTGGCTCGACGCGCTCGAACTGGACGAGTCACCGCCGATCTGGGCCGGCCGCGAGCAGGTCGACGATGAGCCGACAGTGTACGCGTGTCGGAACTTCGCCTGTTCGCCGCCGAAACACGACCTCGGGACGGCGTTAGACTGGGGCACAACGGCCGACGACGGAGAGTAGCCTCACGCCATCGCGTCTTCGATCTGGTCGGCGAGAGACACGGCGATAGGGACCGGCTCCTCCTCGACAAAGCGGGCTATCTCCTCGCCGTCGTGCTCGACGACGACCGTCGGAATGAGTTCGATGTCGTACTCCTCGACATGTGGTCCGGTTTTCGAGTCGTCGTCTTCCTTCTCGACGGGATAGTGGTGAATCTGGGCGTCCGGGATATGGGCGGCTTTCAGGGCCGCGCCGAAGTCGGGGAGCTGGGCCCGGCAGTCCTTGCACCAGTCGCCGCCCCAGATCTTGTACTCGAACTCATCAGCGTAGTGTGTGAGAACGTCGACGGTGTCGGAATAGGCGTCTTCGACCCACACCGGGTTCGGCTCCATGGTTTCGAGCGTTTGACTCATAGCTGGCTGTATGTAGTCAGGGGGCTTGAAATCCCCGGCCGTGAATTTTCCGCTTCAGACGGGCTCCAGCGGAAAATCGGTGTTTCAGCCGAGGCGAGTCCGGACGCGCTAGCGGTCGACTCGGACAGTCGTCCGAACGTCCCGAGACGACCGGCCGATTTCGACGGTGTAGGTCCCGGAATCGACTGTCCAGCCGGAATCCGTGTCGTACCGCGAAAACGCCAGGTCGTCCAATGTCAGTTCCACCGTCTGCCGTTCGCCGGCGTCCAACTGCACGGCCTCGAACCCGGTGAGTTCGCGCTCCGGGCGGTCGGCGTCAGCCGTGGACGGCGGTCGGACGTAGGCCTGGACGACCTCTCGACCCGGCCTGTCGGCGACGTTCTCGACGGGGACTGCGACAGTCTGCTCGTCCGTTGCTTCGGCATCGCCGTACTCGAACGCCGCGTACGAGTGGCCGTGGCCGAACGGGTAGGTCGGGTCCACATCCGCGTCGTCGAAGTGTCGGTAGCCGATAAAGACGCCCTCATCGTAGTGGACTTCGTCATCGACACCGGGATAGCGGCGTTCAGTCCCTGCAGTCGGATACTCGCTTTCTGGGGCGAACGTGACCGGGAGCCGACCGCTCGGATCGCGGTCGCCATAGAGGACGGCGGCCGCCGCGTCCCCGTCCGCCTGCCCGGGATACCACTGTTCGAGGACCGCGGCCACGTCCTCCCGCCACGGGAGTTCTACGGGGCCGCCGGACCTGACGACGACCACGGTGTTCTCGTTGGCTGCGGCGACGGCCGAAACGAGCTCGTCCTGCTGGCCCGGCAGCGCCAGCGAATCGCGGTCCCGCGCCTCCGTCGTCGCGTCGCGGACGAACACGACGGCGACATCGGCGGACTCGGCTGCCGTGACGGCGTCGTCGAGCGATGGTTCCCGGTCGGCTGTGTCGCCAGCCGCACCGTCGGTTTCGTCGTCCTCGCCGACGAACGGCAGGAGGTCGAACAGCGAAACGGATTCGATTTGCGGGACGCCGAACGCTGTCGTGACTGCGCCCTCGGAACGAGATTCGATCCCGTCGACCGGGGTAACCGAGTGGATCGGCGTTGTTTCTGAGGAGCCACCACCGCCCAGTTTCGGCTCGTCGATATTCGGCCCGATGACGGCCACGTCCGCCCCGTCATCCAGCGGCAGGACGCCGTCGTTGTCGAGCAACACGGTTCCGCGGGCCGCAACGGCCGAAGCGATATCTCGGTGTCGCTGGCTGTCGAGTTCGCCCACCGACGCGTCGCTGCTTTCACCGGCTTCGGCAGTAGTCCGATTACTGTCCAGCCGCCCGAATCGATCTATCTGGCCGAGAATCCGCCGAACCATGTCGTCCAGCCGGCCGGCCGGGACTTCGCCGCCGTCGATGGCATCGGCGAGCGGGTCGCCGAACAGGCCCGCCCGCGTTGCGTCCGGGATGCCGTCGGGCCACTCGAACTCCTCGTCGCCATCCGCGGTGTCGCTGTCGGCGGCTTCCGCTGCGCCGGGGGCCGCCACGCCGGGCATCTCCAGGTCCATGCCTGCATTCGCCGCGTCGACGGTGCTCTCCAGTCCGTACCAGTCCGAGACGACGTAGCCGTCGAACCCCCACTCGCCTTTGAGTACGTCGCCGACGAGGCGCTCGTGGTCGCTCATGTGCGTGCCGTTCACTCGGTTGTACGCCGTCATCACCGACCCGACGCCGGCGTCGACGGCCGCGCGGAACGGCGGGAGGTACAGCTCTCGGAGGGTCCGCTCGTCCACTTCGGCGCTAACGGTCGTGCGGTGTGTCTCCTGGTTGTTTGCGACGAAGTGTTTCACTGTCGCCGCGATATCCGCGGACTGAATGCCGTCGATAAGGCCGGCCCCGACAGCGCCGGCGTGGACCGGGTCCTCGGAGAGATACTCGAAGTTGCGACCGCAGTGTGGAATCCGGATGATGTTCACGCCGGGCGCGAGCAACGCGTCCTGATCGAGCGCCGTCGCCTCGCGGCCCATCGCCGCTCCCTGTCGCCGAGCCAGGTCGAGGTCGAACGTCGCCGCGGTCGCAATCGACGCCGGAAAGGCGGTCGCACGTTGGCCCTCAGCGCGGATTCCCAGCGGCCCGTCGACGAGGCGAAACGGCGGAATCCCGGCCGCCTCAACGCCAGAGATGTATCCCGTCGCTGTGCCTTCCGGGTCGGTTGCGCCGCGAACGAGCGCGAGTTTCTGTTCGCGGGACAGCCGGGCGAGCACCGCTCCAATGTGGTCGTCGTCAGCCATATCGCAGTTCACAGCCGAGCGGGCCTTATACTGTCGGCTGCTCAGGACGGCGTCTCAGAGAGCTGTGTCGACCTTGTTTCGAGCCCCGAAATGACGAGTTTCGCGCCGCCGGACCGGCTCTCCGTCATCTCGACGTCCCACCCGTGGGACTCGACGACGTGCTGGACGATGGCCAGTCCGAGGCCGGTCCCCGACTCGGAACTGGTGACGCCGTGCGTGAATACCTCCTCTCGTTCCTCGGGCGGCACGCCGGGGCCGTTGTCGCTGATCGTGAACCCGTCCGGGGTGGCGTCAACGCGTATCGTTACCCCCGCGCCGCCGTGTGCCACACTGTCGTCGGACCCTGTCCGACTGTGCCCGTGGTCAGCGCTGTCGTCGGCATCTGGTCGACTGCCTGTGGAACCATGTTCCACACTGTTCCGAACCACGTTTTCGAACAGTTGCAGGAGCTGGTCACGGTCGCCGATAATCTCCCGGTCGCCGTCGATTCGCAGCGTCGCCTTGCCGGTGTCGACGTGGCCCCAGGCCGCCTTCGCCAGCGCCGAAAGCTGTAGCTCGACCCTGTCAGTCGTCTTTTCGTCGCGGGCGAAGGCGAGTACCTCGTCGATGAGGCTACTCATCCGGTCGTGGGCCTCCTCGACACGGTCGAACTCTTCGGGGTCGTTCCGCTCTCGGGCCAGCGCCAGTCGGCCCGAGGCCACGTTCAGCGGGTTCCGGAGGTCGTGGGAGAGGACAGCGGCGAACTGGTCGAGCTGCTGGTTCCGGCGTTCGAGTTCCCGCTCGCGCTCTTTCTGCTCGGTGATTTCGTGGACGAGAAACACGCGTCCGACCAGCGCGTCGTGGGAGTCATACAGCGGGGTGAGTTGGACGTCGAAAAACCGGTCGCGCTGCTCGATGACGGCCTGCGTTTCCTCGGCGTCGTCGTTCAGGCCGCGGTACTTTTCCAGTAGCTTTGGCGACGTTTCGAGCGCGTCCTCGACGGATTTCCCGACGCTATCTTCGTCCCCGAGCAGTTGCCGGCCGACGTCGTTGGCCTCGATTATCGTATCGTCCGTATCGACGACGAACACAGCGCTGTTGAGGGATTCGACGACCTCCCGGTAGGCGACCGGCGAGATGTCCAGCAGTCGGCCTTTGAAAAACGCCCACGAGAGCGTGAGCCCGGTGCCAGCCAGCAACAGCGGTGTAAATTCGATTGCGGTATCACCGAAGATGCTGACAACGCTCCCGAACCACGGGAGCACGATAGCCAGTAGGACGGCGTACACCTGCTTCCGGTACAGGCCGCCGGAGACGAGTGCGTAGTGGATGAGAAGCGCACTCGACACGGCGATGAGTGCATAGGAGTATACCAGATGCCCCCAGAAGACCGGTCCAGGGGTTATCTCCCAGCCGTACATACCAGCGTCCGTCGGGCCGGAGATAGCGTATATCGCACCGTCGGGGCCGACAAACAGCGCGGCAAAGAACACGAGAGGTTCGACAGCCAGTAACGCGACGGCCCGCCAGCCGAGATACCGGTCGCGGCCGGTGTAGGCCAGCGCGAACACGAACAGGCCGGCCATCGCGGGCATCACGCCGACGTACAGGCCGTACGCGAAGAACAGAGCCAACTCAGTCCCGCGCGTCAAAACACCGACCGCGGCACAGAGGTCCCATATCGAGAGCCCGGCGAGCAGAACAGAGAGCGCGGTCCCGCCGGGAGAGTCACGCCGGCTCCACGCGTACACCGACAGCGTCCCGAGGACAACGGCCACGACAAGCAGGGAAAAGGCATATGCAACGAGCAGCGTGGCCATTGACGTATAATCCGGCTCTGCGAGTAAATGGGTTCCGCCCAGTTCGAGGGATTTACCCACTCGCTCGGCATACCGGCGGGTATGCCTGTCGACAAGCAAGAGTTCGACGAGATACTGTCGTTCGAGCTCCACGAACCCGCGGACATTCTCGACGCCGACAAACTGTACACCATCCCGGAAATCGCCCGCCTCCTGCAGGGCCTCCCGGCGGACGCCGAACTCAGCGAGGCCAGCGAGTCGGTGTTCATCGACTGGGCCATCCCGTGGATGATCTTCAATCAGGACGACCTCGTCATCGCCGACCCGCAGGACGACGACGTCGTCGGGCTGTACGGCCTCGCTGAGTCATGAAGCTCCTCGTTGCCGGCAGTGACCGGGTCGACGCGGGCAAGACCACGTTCAGCGTCGGCCTGCTCGAACGGACCAGCGCTCAGGGGTTCAAGCCCAGAGCGGGCAACAACTACTGGTTCGACCACGACGACTATCAGCGAGCGACAAACGAGGGGCGGCTGTACGGCAAGGACGCCAAGCGCCTCGCGGCCGCGTCACCGAGCGATGTCGCACCGGAAGAGATCAATCCGATTCACCGCCTCTGGCACCCCTCACCGGGAGCCGAGACGGGCCTGCTCGGGAAAGAAAACCAGCAGTTCGTCGTGGACCGGGTCGGCCGTCCGAGTTCTGAAACCGGGGTCGAATACGTCGTCAACGGGACCGTCGACCTGCCGGAGTCCGTTGCCGAACGACTCCCGGTTGCCAACGCGCCACGGGTCACCTCAGTCGCCGATTTCAACGACCTGATGCGGGTGATGCACGTCGAGGCACTGGAGTCACTCGCCGCGGACATCGAGACGACGGACCGGGCGGTCGTAGAGTCCTACGGCGACGTGGCCCGGCCGCTGTCGGGCATCGAACCGGACGCCGTGGCCGTCGTCGAGCCGGGACGAGCACGCATCTACGACGGCGACCGGTACAGCAAGGCCTGTCAGATCGCCACCGGTGGTCCCGGCGACGGCCAACTGGAGGAACGGGTGCCGAACGTCGTCGACCTTATCGAGCAGGTCGCCGCGGTGCGCCTGCCCGCGCTCGACAGCGAGCAGCGCAACGACCCGGCGGCGGTCGCCGATGCGTACGACCACGCCTACGACGCCTTGCTGGCCTGTGCCTTCGACTAAAACTATCGCTCAGCCGCAGCCTCAGAACTTCGCGGCCTGCAGGGCCAGTTCGATGTCCTGATACGGCGCGTCGGTGACGCTCGGCCCGTGGCCGGTGTGCATCTCCTGTAGGTCCTCGTCGACAACCGACAGCACCTGCTCGATACTGTCGACGAGCAGACTACGGTCGCCTTCGTCGAGGTCGGTCCGGCCGAAGCTCCCGTTGGCGAATACGAGGTCGCCGGCGAACAGGACGCCGGCTTCGTCCGAGTAGAAGCAGAGATGGTCGTTCTTGTGGCCGGGCGTGTGCAGCGCCCGGTAGTCGTGGTCACCTAGCTGTATCGTTCCGTCATCAGCGATAGCGTGCTCGACACCGTCCTGGTCCGTGTCGTAGCCGTACACCGGCACGTCGAAGGCGTCGACGACGCTGTCGAGGTTCTCGACGTGGTCGTAGTGGGTGTGGGTGACCGCAACAGCGTCGATGTCGTCGACGTGCTCTTCGACGGCCGACACCACGTCGAACTCGTTGCCGACGTCGACCAGAACGGTTCGGTCCCCAGTGACGAGGAACACGTTGCTCGTGAAGGCCTGCTGCCCACGGGCGAGGTTTCGGATCATTACAGGCCTGTTTGCCGTCGTCCCGGATGTGGGTATCGTTCTGTCACCGGCCGAGACGCGCTACACGCCCGCACCCACAGGGCTATGTACGTGGATATGCAAACGGGGGATAGTAGAACATTATGTCAGATTCGGACCTACCTGTGGTGCTTATCGTCGAAGACGAACCAGATGTTGCCGAGACGTACAAACTGTGGCTGCAACAGGAGTACGAGGTCCGCATGGCACAGAACGGCGACGAGGGCCTGGAGCAACTGGACGCGGATGTCGATGTCGTGTTGCTCGACCGGATGATGCCCGGACTTTCCGGGGACGAAGTGCTGGAGCGTATTCGCGAGCGGAAGCTGGGCTGTCGGGTGGCAATGGTCACTGCCGTCGAACCGGACTTCGATATTCTGGAGATGGGCTTTGATGCATACCTCTCAAAGCCGATCCGGAGCGAACAGCTCCACGAGACGGTCGACAATCTGCTCGACCGCTCCGAGTACGACTCTCTGCTGCAGGAGTACTACGCGCTCGTCGAGAAGCAGGCGACGCTGGAAGCGACGAAATCGAGCGCAGAGCTGGCGGAGAGCGACCAGTACGACGAACTGACCCAGAGAGTCGCAGAGATGCGAGACGACCTCTCGGAGACACTCGGTGGCATCGAAGACGACTCCGATTTCATCGCAACGCTTCGCGGACTGAGCGACGATGAAGACAACTGAGCGACAAACAATGTATGATCTCACCTCAGTACTAGAGTTCGATGCGCTCAGTGAGGTCCGGCCAGGGTCCAGCATCCTGATCTCCGGCCCAGCAATGAGCGGGAAGGAACGACTCGCATACGATATTCTCGCCGATGGTCTGCGAAAGGACGACGGCGCAGTGGTCGTGACGACCGGAGACGGCGCGGGCAGCGT
The genomic region above belongs to Haloarcula hispanica ATCC 33960 and contains:
- the purD gene encoding phosphoribosylamine--glycine ligase — its product is MTETVLLVGGGGREHAIARSLADSPGELYACAGNRNPGIVALADGFEALDTTNPTAVTTYAQEVDATLAVIGPEAALAAGVADALDDAGVYTFGPQEAEARIETDKAFQRRFMREHDIPGCPDFETFEDMDAACEYIDEYDGDLAVKPAGLTGGKGVRVIGDQCTAAEAKEYLRSSDYDRVVLEERLVGEEFTVQAFVANGQLRVTPAVQDHKRAYEGDEGPNTGGMGSYSDSSLHLPFMDEDDYMDAVDVLRATVEALDGYKGVLYGQFMLTETGPRVVEFNARFGDPEAMNTLPVLNTDFLDVLTAARDDDPLPQLSFRPLATVCKYAVPDGYPTDPDAGAKVPIDDDVIAEVVNDHRKQSGDDPETAPEALLCYASVDDREDGIYTTTSRSYAVVGLAETIGDAEAIAEEALQRAGTEGLRVRHDIGKADLVQQRIDHMDDIRGGAD
- a CDS encoding thioredoxin domain-containing protein, which translates into the protein MSDTTDPTSRNRLDEAESPYLRQHADNPVNWQPWDEQALEAAKERDVPIFLSIGYAACHWCHVMEEESFENEAIAEQLNEHFVPIKVDREERPDLDSVYMSICQQVTGGGGWPLSAWLTPEGEPFYVGTYFPPEEKRGQPGFGDLLQRLADSWSDPEQREEMENRAQQWTEAIESDLEATPANPEDPAEDIIQTAGTIAHRGADRQDGGWGSGGPKFPQNGRLHALLRAHADGGQEDYLTVVEETLDVMADRGLYDHVGGGFHRYATDQQWAVPHFEKMLYDNAEIPRAFLAGYQAIGSERYASVVRETFEFVQRELQHPDGGFFSTLDAESVPPEDPDGDSEEGLFYVWTPEQVHDAVDDETDADIFCDYYGVTEPGNFEGATVLAVRKPVSVLAEEYEQSEDEITASLQRALNETFEAREERPRPARDEKVLAGWNGLMIRALAEGAIVLDDAYADVAADALSFVREHLWDADAERLNRRYKDGDVAIDGYLEDYAFLGRGALTLFEATGNVEHLAFAMDLGQAITEVFWDDDEGTLFFTPTGGESLVARPQELTDQSTPSSTGVAVDLLLSLSHFSDDDRFETVAERVIRTHADRVSSNPLQHASLTLATDTYEQGALELTLVGDQSDYPSEWTETLAQRYVPRRLLAHRPADDTGFEQWLDALELDESPPIWAGREQVDDEPTVYACRNFACSPPKHDLGTALDWGTTADDGE
- a CDS encoding thioredoxin family protein translates to MSQTLETMEPNPVWVEDAYSDTVDVLTHYADEFEYKIWGGDWCKDCRAQLPDFGAALKAAHIPDAQIHHYPVEKEDDDSKTGPHVEEYDIELIPTVVVEHDGEEIARFVEEEPVPIAVSLADQIEDAMA
- a CDS encoding beta-glucosidase family protein, producing MADDDHIGAVLARLSREQKLALVRGATDPEGTATGYISGVEAAGIPPFRLVDGPLGIRAEGQRATAFPASIATAATFDLDLARRQGAAMGREATALDQDALLAPGVNIIRIPHCGRNFEYLSEDPVHAGAVGAGLIDGIQSADIAATVKHFVANNQETHRTTVSAEVDERTLRELYLPPFRAAVDAGVGSVMTAYNRVNGTHMSDHERLVGDVLKGEWGFDGYVVSDWYGLESTVDAANAGMDLEMPGVAAPGAAEAADSDTADGDEEFEWPDGIPDATRAGLFGDPLADAIDGGEVPAGRLDDMVRRILGQIDRFGRLDSNRTTAEAGESSDASVGELDSQRHRDIASAVAARGTVLLDNDGVLPLDDGADVAVIGPNIDEPKLGGGGSSETTPIHSVTPVDGIESRSEGAVTTAFGVPQIESVSLFDLLPFVGEDDETDGAAGDTADREPSLDDAVTAAESADVAVVFVRDATTEARDRDSLALPGQQDELVSAVAAANENTVVVVRSGGPVELPWREDVAAVLEQWYPGQADGDAAAAVLYGDRDPSGRLPVTFAPESEYPTAGTERRYPGVDDEVHYDEGVFIGYRHFDDADVDPTYPFGHGHSYAAFEYGDAEATDEQTVAVPVENVADRPGREVVQAYVRPPSTADADRPERELTGFEAVQLDAGERQTVELTLDDLAFSRYDTDSGWTVDSGTYTVEIGRSSRDVRTTVRVDR
- a CDS encoding sensor histidine kinase, with the translated sequence MATLLVAYAFSLLVVAVVLGTLSVYAWSRRDSPGGTALSVLLAGLSIWDLCAAVGVLTRGTELALFFAYGLYVGVMPAMAGLFVFALAYTGRDRYLGWRAVALLAVEPLVFFAALFVGPDGAIYAISGPTDAGMYGWEITPGPVFWGHLVYSYALIAVSSALLIHYALVSGGLYRKQVYAVLLAIVLPWFGSVVSIFGDTAIEFTPLLLAGTGLTLSWAFFKGRLLDISPVAYREVVESLNSAVFVVDTDDTIIEANDVGRQLLGDEDSVGKSVEDALETSPKLLEKYRGLNDDAEETQAVIEQRDRFFDVQLTPLYDSHDALVGRVFLVHEITEQKERERELERRNQQLDQFAAVLSHDLRNPLNVASGRLALARERNDPEEFDRVEEAHDRMSSLIDEVLAFARDEKTTDRVELQLSALAKAAWGHVDTGKATLRIDGDREIIGDRDQLLQLFENVVRNSVEHGSTGSRPDADDSADHGHSRTGSDDSVAHGGAGVTIRVDATPDGFTISDNGPGVPPEEREEVFTHGVTSSESGTGLGLAIVQHVVESHGWDVEMTESRSGGAKLVISGLETRSTQLSETPS
- a CDS encoding DUF5827 family protein; the protein is MGSAQFEGFTHSLGIPAGMPVDKQEFDEILSFELHEPADILDADKLYTIPEIARLLQGLPADAELSEASESVFIDWAIPWMIFNQDDLVIADPQDDDVVGLYGLAES
- a CDS encoding ATPase — encoded protein: MKLLVAGSDRVDAGKTTFSVGLLERTSAQGFKPRAGNNYWFDHDDYQRATNEGRLYGKDAKRLAAASPSDVAPEEINPIHRLWHPSPGAETGLLGKENQQFVVDRVGRPSSETGVEYVVNGTVDLPESVAERLPVANAPRVTSVADFNDLMRVMHVEALESLAADIETTDRAVVESYGDVARPLSGIEPDAVAVVEPGRARIYDGDRYSKACQIATGGPGDGQLEERVPNVVDLIEQVAAVRLPALDSEQRNDPAAVADAYDHAYDALLACAFD
- a CDS encoding MBL fold metallo-hydrolase, with translation MIRNLARGQQAFTSNVFLVTGDRTVLVDVGNEFDVVSAVEEHVDDIDAVAVTHTHYDHVENLDSVVDAFDVPVYGYDTDQDGVEHAIADDGTIQLGDHDYRALHTPGHKNDHLCFYSDEAGVLFAGDLVFANGSFGRTDLDEGDRSLLVDSIEQVLSVVDEDLQEMHTGHGPSVTDAPYQDIELALQAAKF
- a CDS encoding response regulator transcription factor, which translates into the protein MSDSDLPVVLIVEDEPDVAETYKLWLQQEYEVRMAQNGDEGLEQLDADVDVVLLDRMMPGLSGDEVLERIRERKLGCRVAMVTAVEPDFDILEMGFDAYLSKPIRSEQLHETVDNLLDRSEYDSLLQEYYALVEKQATLEATKSSAELAESDQYDELTQRVAEMRDDLSETLGGIEDDSDFIATLRGLSDDEDN